In Mongoliitalea daihaiensis, one DNA window encodes the following:
- a CDS encoding transglycosylase SLT domain-containing protein has translation MKIPESIYKKAAEKDTLEWLYQNAARFEQKYNLPKGILLPLAGHESMNYQRTVNSGTGPRGLFQISRDTAKGLGLRVDDEVDERTDLEKATDAAARLIRENLDRNKGDVVRALAEYNGGLDASKFVDRPYDFDPKNGNPGELYGFMRGVRNYAREWGNTELSDLIDNVYTPAKQAVIDRQNLMIKNGIEVKADGNWDRDQYQKWQKLVEQKPEILNPQQPAQMPPSPIAPYLPKESQVIYEKPPVPPRMPQQPSKPAAQAEPNPAQPSAPSSKRDPREIRIHEEGGKLVQLEGSGEGNEVDLQGEERIYSIKDTEKIVQLAMKAESPEDLYKLGEYVYKATLKQDATPPEYTDS, from the coding sequence ATGAAAATCCCTGAAAGTATTTACAAAAAAGCAGCCGAAAAAGATACCCTTGAATGGTTGTATCAAAATGCTGCAAGATTTGAACAGAAGTATAATTTACCAAAAGGAATCTTATTGCCACTTGCGGGCCATGAATCCATGAACTACCAAAGAACTGTGAATTCTGGAACTGGTCCACGAGGTTTATTTCAGATTTCAAGAGATACAGCAAAAGGCCTTGGCTTGCGTGTAGATGATGAAGTTGACGAAAGAACTGACCTTGAAAAAGCAACAGATGCAGCAGCAAGGCTTATCAGGGAAAACCTTGACAGAAACAAAGGGGATGTTGTCCGTGCACTTGCCGAATACAACGGAGGTCTTGATGCATCGAAATTTGTTGACAGACCTTATGACTTTGACCCCAAAAACGGAAATCCGGGAGAGCTTTACGGGTTCATGAGAGGGGTAAGAAATTATGCCAGGGAATGGGGAAACACTGAACTTTCAGATTTAATTGACAATGTTTATACACCTGCAAAACAAGCGGTTATAGATAGGCAAAATCTAATGATTAAAAATGGGATTGAGGTAAAAGCAGATGGCAATTGGGACAGAGACCAATACCAAAAATGGCAAAAGCTTGTTGAGCAAAAACCTGAAATACTTAACCCTCAACAGCCAGCGCAGATGCCTCCTTCTCCCATTGCACCATACCTTCCAAAAGAGTCACAGGTGATTTACGAGAAGCCTCCCGTGCCTCCAAGGATGCCCCAACAGCCGTCAAAACCTGCAGCACAAGCTGAGCCAAATCCTGCGCAACCTTCTGCGCCATCCTCTAAAAGAGACCCAAGGGAAATACGAATCCATGAGGAAGGTGGAAAGCTTGTACAATTGGAAGGAAGCGGAGAAGGCAATGAGGTAGACCTTCAAGGAGAAGAGCGGATATACTCTATCAAAGACACTGAAAAGATTGTTCAACTCGCAATGAAAGCTGAGAGTCCTGAAGATCTTTACAAGCTTGGAGAGTACGTTTACAAAGCAACCCTAAAACAGGATGCTACGCCTCCCGAGTACACTGACAGTTAA